One segment of Carya illinoinensis cultivar Pawnee chromosome 1, C.illinoinensisPawnee_v1, whole genome shotgun sequence DNA contains the following:
- the LOC122279937 gene encoding GDSL lipase-like, which yields MASLRWNFCFLVLYATLLTHCHGRRCLPEKHVALFVFGDSLFDAGNNNYVNVTAESKANFEPYGMTTFKYPNGRFSDGRIAPDFIAEYAKLPYIAPYLHPGYHLFVNGANFASAGASALGETHQGSVIHLKTQLGYFKNLARLFRRKLGDVAAKKLLERAVYLISIGANDYPGSSIPIRPFPSSQEYVDMVIGNLTFVLRGIYEQGGRKFGFPSVPPLPLLPISRAGTVANKDDKISEMIKLHDKTLSRALQELERQLHGFRYSKATLSTFLSERINSPSKYGFKEGDIACCGTGPHRGLWSCGGKRRVKEYEVCGNPREYVCFDSAHPSEKTHQQLAELMWSGPPNLIGPYNLKALFEL from the exons ATGGCGAGTTTGAGGTGGAACTTCTGTTTCTTGGTTCTTTATGCAACCCTCCTTACCCACTGCCATGGTCGCCGATGCCTGCCAGAAAAGCATGTTGCCTTATTCGTCTTCGGGGACTCACTATTCGATGCCGGAAACAATAACTACGTCAACGTCACTGCTGAATCCAAGGCAAACTTTGAGCCCTACGGAATGACAACCTTTAAGTACCCCAACGGAAGATTTTCTGACGGCCGGATTGCCCCAGATTTCATTG CTGAGTACGCAAAGTTGCCATATATTGCCCCATATCTGCATCCTGGCTATCATCTATTTGTCAATGGGGCAAACTTTGCATCAGCAGGAGCTAGTGCCCTTGGTGAAACGCATCAAGGATCG GTGATACACCTAAAAACTCAACTGGGTTATTTCAAGAACTTGGCGAGGCTGTTTAGACGAAAACTTGGTGATGTAGCAGCCAAGAAATTATTGGAAAGAGCAGTTTACTTAATAAGCATTGGTGCCAATGATTATCCTGGCTCTTCAATACCCATCAGACCGTTCCCTTCCTCTCAAGAATACGTGGACATGGTGATCGGCAACTTGACATTTGTGCTcaga GGAATATATGAGCAAGGAGGAAGGAAATTTGGGTTTCCAAGCGTGCCGCCACTACCTTTGCTACCAATCAGTAGAGCAGGAACGGTGGCAAACAAAGACGACAAAATTTCAGAAATGATAAAACTGCACGATAAAACACTATCTAGGGCCCTCCAGGAGCTAGAGAGACAGCTCCATGGATTTAGATATTCAAAAGCCACACTCTCCACTTTTCTTAGTGAAAGAATAAACAGTCCTTCAAAATATG GGTTCAAGGAAGGGGACATCGCATGTTGCGGAACCGGTCCTCACAGAGGACTTTGGAGTTGTGGAGGAAAGAGACGAGTGAAAGAGTACGAAGTGTGTGGGAACCCCAGGGAGTATGTGTGCTTTGACTCTGCTCATCCGTCTGAAAAGACCCACCAGCAACTTGCCGAGCTAATGTGGAGTGGACCCCCAAATCTCATTGGACCTTACAATCTCAAAGCTCTGTTTGAACTGTGA